The following nucleotide sequence is from Mycobacterium sp. Z3061.
CGATCCGAACACGAGCGGGTTCTGCAGAACTTGGCGCGCAAGACCATGGGTGGTAACTGACCAGAAACCACCGAATTCTTTGGATTCGGTCCACGCAACCGGATGCGCGAGGCGCGCCGCCCGCCACACCTCGAAGCGGTCAGGAGACGCGTGAAACGCGGGTGCTGCAGGGTCGATGGGCGAAGCGCCGGACGACCACACGGGCCACCGGCCACTCGGCCCACTGCTTTGCTGATCGGGCACGTCGGATCCAGGTCTGGTCGGCTGAAGCGGTCATGTCCAGCGCGGAGCGATTGCGGGTAAACGCTAGCCAGCAGGGCGCGCATCGTCCACCTTCAGCTGTCCCGCCCCACCTCCCGGAAGACAGCGGTGATCTCCGCAACCCTCGGATCCGCCCGCAGCTCTTCGAAAGTCTCGGGCAGCGGCAGCCGCCAGTTCGGGTACTCGTCGATCGTCCCGGGCAGATTGGGCTGGCGGATCTCGGCCAGCACATCGTAGGGGGAGATCAACTTCAGCCGGCTCGGTGTCGCCGCCAACAGCCGGTGCATCGCGGTGATGATCGTCGCCTCATCCGGCTCGTCTTCCCCGATGGGCAGCAGCCGTTCGGACCGCAGCAGGGCCAGCCACTCGGCGCGTTCCTTTGCCGCCGAGGCCTTTTCGGCCGGAACATCGTTGAGAAGACCGAGGTCAGCACGCGCCCGCACGTGTTCGGCGCGCAGGAATCCCGCGGCCGTCGGCAGGTCGTGCGTCGACAAACTGGCAGCGGCCCGGGTGGGCCATTTCGCCGGGGCCAGCAGCGGCTCCTCGGCCACCGACTGATCGCGGGTGAACCACGACACCGCGCAACCCAGCATCCCGTTGTCGGCCAGCGCCTCGGTGACCTCCGGCTCGACTGTGCCGAGGTCTTCGCCGACGACGGTGGCCTTCGCGCGGTGGGCTTCCAGTGCCAGCACTGCCAGCATCACCTCGGCGTCGTAGTGCACGTAGGTGCCGCGGTCAGGCCCGTCGCCCGGCGGGATCCACCACAACCGCCACAGCCCGGCGACGTGGTCAATCCGCAATCCGTCGGCGTGAACGAGCACCGCGCGCAACATGTCTCGTAGCGCGGCGTACCCGGTCGCGGCCAACCGGTCCGGTCGCCAGGGCGGTAATCCCCAATCCTGGCCGCGCGGGGTGAAGTTGTCCGGGGGTGCGCCGATGCTGACTCCGGCGGCCAGCACGTCGGCCAGCGCCCAGGCGTCGGCGCCGTCCGCATCGACACCCACCGCCAGGTCATGCAGCACCCCCAGTGCCATGCCGGCCTTCCGGGCGGTGGTCCGCACCGCGATCAGCTGCTCGGCGCAACGCTGCTGCACCCAGGCGTGGAACGCCAACCGTGAGGCCAGCTCGCGGCGGGCCTCGACGACGGCCGGGCCGTTGACATCTCGCAAAGGTGCGGGCCATCTGCTCCAGCGGCCCCCGTGCCGCTCGGCCAACGCGCAGTAGGTGGCCCAGTCGCGCAGCCCGGTGGATTCGGGCGATTCGTCCAGCGGCGATGGCCGGCCCTCCGCCCGCCACAGCAGTTCGAGCGCCGACCGCTTGGCCGCCCACACCAGATCGTGGTCGATTCGATCGGTGATCGGCGAGACGCGCAGCGCGTCCACCTCGCCGCGAGTGTCCGGGTCGGCGCGAAGGTAGGCGTCGAGATCCTCGATGCGCAGCGCGAGGGGGTTAGCGAACCGGCGACTCGACGGCGTGTAGGGCGAGGGCTGCACCGGGTGGGTGGGTCCCGGCGCGTGCAACGGGTTCAGCAGCACGGCACCGGCGTCGTGCTGGGAGGCGGTCCAGTCGATGAACTCGCGCAGGTCTCCGAGGTCGCCGATGCCCCAGGACCGTGCCGAGCGCAACGCGTAAAGCTGCAGCATCCAGCCCCAGGTCTCGGGTGTCGAGGGCACCTGTGGGGGCGCTGCCACCAGAGTGGCCCGCTGGCCATTACGGGTTTCCACCTGGTACCACCCGAGCGGCAGGTCGCCCGGCAGCAGCTCATCGCGCACGTCGATACGCGCACCGTCCTCGGCTTCCAGCGCGACGGCACCCGGTAGCGGCCGGGGACGCCCGTCGACACGCACGGCGACGGTAGGTGGCAGGACGCCGGCGCGGTCGGCCTCGGTGAGCTTCGCCAACTCACGGCGGCGGTCGGCTTCGGTACGGGCCTCGACATCGAGCAGACCGAGGACGCGGATCACCACGTCGGCGTCGACGTCGACCGGCTCCCGGCGTTCGTTGCGGTAGGAGGTCGCCACGCCGTGTGCCGCGGCCAACTGGCGCAAGCTGTCGGAGGCTGGTGAGGGATTGGGCACAGCGCGGGGTATACCCGGGTCAGTGCTTCTCACACCAAAGGCGGTGTGCTGCCCCGTTTTCTGACTACACGTCGAGCGCGCCGGCCGCTACCGCGGCGGCGTTGATCTTGGTCAGCACCTCACGCAGATGCTCCAGTTCGGCGAGATCGACGCCCAGTCGCTCGACCACCGCCGGGGGGACTTTGAGCGCCTGACGGCGGAGATTGCGGCCCTGCTGGGTCAGCGCGATGTGCGTGGTCCGCTCGTCGGCGGTGCTGCGGGTCCGGGTGATCAGGCCTTGTGACTCCAGGCGCTTGAGCATCGGCGACAAGGTGGCCGAATCGATCTGCAACAGCGTGGCGATCTCTTTGACCGACAACGGATTACCGCCCGGTTTGCCTTTCGCGTTGTCCCACAGCGCCAGCATCACCAAGTACTGAGGATGAGTCAGGCCCAGCGGCTCCAGCAACGGCCGGTACACAGCGAGCACCGCCCGGTTGGTGACGGCGAGCGCGAAGCAGACCTGGCGCTCCAGCGACAGCGGGTCCAGTTCCGCGCCGGCTTCAGTGCGCATGGCGTTGCCGCTCCTTCGGGGTCAGGGTCAGAACGGGCTGCTGTTGTCCTGCCACTTCGCCTCTTCGGGTCGCGGGCCGTAGCGGCGGGCGTAGTCGTCATGGATGTGGGCCTGCTTCTGGCGCTTGATGACGTCGACCAGGCCCGGGTCCAGCCCGTGCTGAGCCAGTCGGTGACGACGCCACACCTTGTTCAGCGCCAGGGCCATCAACAGGACCCAGATGAAGATCGGTGCCGTCATCTCCGAGTGGACGTACAGCGATGCCGGCAGCAACCAGAGCGGGGCCAACACCAGGATTGCGGGTATCGCCATCCTGATCAGGTGCCGGCGGATGGCTCCGGGACCGGCGAGGTCGCGGGAGACCCAGTCGCGCATCGAGTCGGGCAAGCGTCGTCCATAGGAATAGCCGATGTATTGCCAGAGGTTCGGGCGAGCGTTGGACATGTTCGCTCCTAGAGCATGTGACGCGAAGCCGTCATTGGCTCCGACCGTATCAATTGTACCCTATTAGTTAGGGGCCTAACTATGTGCGTCCGGTCACGCCCGAGAGGAAATTCTGCGACGCCAATCGGCTTGTCCCGTCGTAACATTCACACTCGGCTCCGGCGGGCTGTGTCAGGCGGCGAAGAGTTTGATCGGCAGGTGATGGTGCCGGTGGATGATGTTGTTGACTGCCCAGACCGGTTGCCCGGTCACCTCGATCCGTTCGACGCGTTCCAGCAGGGCCCGCAATATGGCGGCGGTCTCCATCCGGGCGAGACCCTGGCCGGCGCACGCGTGGGTGCCGTTGCCGAATCCGATCTGGCGCCCGGCGTCCCTGCGGATATCGAAGGTGTCCGGGCTGTCCCACTCGGCCTCGTCCCGGTTGGCCGATGCGTACAGGATCAGCAGCCGAGAACCCCGGCGAATCGGCGTGCCGTCGATTTCGGTGTCGACGCGGACCTGCCGGGCGAATGCCCGCAGCGGTGATTCGTAGCGGATGACCTCGTTGATCGCATTCTGGAGCAGGGTGGGGTCGTCCTTGAGCAGCCGCCATTGCTCGGGGTGGGTCGCAAGCAGGTAGACGGCGTTGGAGATGGCGCTGATCGTGGTGTCGAGCGAGGGGGCGATGTAGTCGACCATGAGCTTCGGGCATTCCGCGTGGGTGAGCTTGCCTTCATCGGCGGCGCGGAGCAGTTCGTGCGCCATGCTCCCCTCGAGTACCGAGCGGTTTCGCACTACCCGACGCGCGAACATCAGCATCTGCAGGCTGCGTGGAATCGCTTTGACGGCTTGCCAATTGAGCGGACCCAGGATGTCGAAGGTGGCCCCGCCCCACGCGATCAGGTGCTCGCGCTCGTCGCGCGGCCAACCGACGAGATCGGGAACGATCGCCAGCGGGAGTGCGGTGGCGAGATCGGCGACCGCGTCGACGCTGCCCCGGTGCGCCGCGGCTTCGACGACGGCATCGGCCCGTTCGTCTATCGCTTCCCCGACCGAGCGCAGCGCCCTGGGAAGGAGGCGGTGCGCGAGCAACTTGCGACGTTGATCGTGTTCGGCGCCGTCGCTGTTGAGCGTGGTGCCACGGGACAGTCGATTGCTGAGCGGGTTGAGCGCGACACCGTTGCCGGAGATGAACAGCTCGTCGTTGCGCAGTGTGGCCTTGCACTCCGCGTAACGCGGCAGCGCGTACACCCGGTGCCGGCGCAGCCACACCACGGATCCCACCCGGCGCAGTCGCTGGTAGTGCGGATAGGGGTTGAGCAGGGCTTCGGTGCTGTAGATATTCCCGCCGTCGACAGCCACGCCGTCCGGGGCTGGACCCATGAGTAAACCTCCTCGGGAAACTCAGGCGGACGGATTCTGACGAAATCGTCACATACTTCGGCCTGCCGCGTCAACACTTTCTGACGAAACCGTCACCCGCGCGACGTTCCGCCGGGCATATGGTCGATCGGTGACCATCGCCTATGACGACGCCTTGCGGGAACAGATCCGGGCTCGCTTGGCGGTTCACGAACGCCGCGCCGTCACCGACCCGACGAAGCGGCACGCCGCCGTGGCGGTGGTGCTTGTCGACTCTGAGATCGGTGAAGACCGGGTGGACCCTGCCCCGCTGGACGAATGGCTGGACGGCCGTCCACTGCCGGACGAACTGCTCGACGGTCACATGATCGACGTCGCCGGTGGGGCCGCATTTCTGTTGTGTCGCAGGGCTTCTCGGCTGCGGACTCATGCCGCCCAATGGGCGCTGCCCGGTGGCCGCCTGGATCCGGGTGAAACGGTGATCGAGGCCGCGCTGCGGGAATTGGACGAAGAGGTCGGTGTGCTGCTGCCGGACTCGGCGGTGCTGGGTCTGCTCGACGACTACCCGACCAGGTCGGGATACGTCATCACGCCGGTCGTCATCTGGGGCGGTGGCCGGCTGGAGCTACGGCCGGCTCCCGACGAAGTGCTGGCTGTCTATCGGGTCGGTTTGCACCAGTTGCAGCGCCCCGATTCGCCGCGCTACATCAGCATCGAGGAAAGCCCGCGTCCGGTCGTGCAGATCCCGTTGGGCAACGACCTGATCCACGCGCCGACGGGTGCGGTGCTGTTGCAATTGCGGTGGCTGGGATTGGAAGGCCGCCACGACCGGGTCGACGAACTCGAGCAACCGACATTTGCTTGGAGCTAGCGTCAGTTGCTGCCGCCGCAGCCTCCGCCGCCGCACCCGCTGCCGCCGCCGCAGCCGCTGGACCCGCCCCCGCAGCCGCTGGACCCACCACTGCAGCCACTGGAACTGCAGCCGCCCGAGCTGCAGCTGCTGCCGCCGCCGCAGCCGCTCGAGCCGCCACCGGATCCGGCGCCGGATCCCCAGATGGCGCTATTCGAGCCTCCTCCCCGCCCCGAACGCGAGAAGCGGATGAGCGAGACGACAAGACACACCGCGCCGAAACCCAACGCGATCAGCAACATGACTCCGCCGCTCATGCGCAAAGGCTACGCGAGGATTCCGCGGGTAATCCGCGGCAATTCACAGCGCCCTTTACAGTGAGGGCGTGTGGGGCCGACGACCGAATCGCTATGGTCGGGCGCGCGTCGCGGTGACCGAGCTCGAACTGCCCCCGGCCGTGTTCAAGACCTGCCCGTGGCAGCCGCGGGCACTGGTGGAGACCGGGTTGCGGCAGTGGCTGCGCTGCTGCGCGGCCGCGCTTCCGGATGATCAGGTGATCGGCATGCCGTCGCGCGCTATCGATGAGGCCTGGCACGGGCTGATCCTGTGCACCGCGCGGTATGCGGCGTTCTGCGACCGGGCGTACGGGAGGTTTCTGCACCACCACCCCGAAGGCGGCGCGCCGGCCGACGCCTGCGGCGACTCGGCGGCCGAACAGCTCCGCAGGACGATCATCGCCTGGGAGCTGGTTGCCGAGCCTGGCGAGCAGTGCGTGTTGTGGGATCTCGACGAGCGGGTGGGTGTCGATCGGCCCTGGGGTGTGAGCGCCGATCGCGTCGCCGAGATCCGATCCGCGGTGGCCCGCAACCGGTCCGGCGCCCGCGTGCTGTAGAAACACGGTGTGCAAGGCAATTCCGGCGACGCTGCCTCCGCATCGCAGCGACCGTACTTTGTCCGCGACGAAAAGCGTTATATACCAAATGAAATCGCTCGGGGAGGCTGGGGGCCGTCGCTGAGCGGCCACGTCGTCGGCGGCCTGCTCGGTTGGGCGGCCGAACAGCTCGTGGACGACCCGCAGTTTCAACCGGCGCGCCTGACCATCGATCTGCCGCGCCCGGCCGCCCTGGAACCGGTCGAGGTGCGCACCCGGGTGCGGCAGGACCGTCGGCGCCTGCGCCTGGTGGAAATGGTGCTGTTGCAGGACCGCAATCCGGTTGCGCAGGCCAGCGCGCTCTTTCTGCGGCGCGGGCCGCAGCCCGACGGGCAGGTGTGGTCACAACCCGTACAGATGCCGCCAC
It contains:
- a CDS encoding CoA pyrophosphatase, translating into MTIAYDDALREQIRARLAVHERRAVTDPTKRHAAVAVVLVDSEIGEDRVDPAPLDEWLDGRPLPDELLDGHMIDVAGGAAFLLCRRASRLRTHAAQWALPGGRLDPGETVIEAALRELDEEVGVLLPDSAVLGLLDDYPTRSGYVITPVVIWGGGRLELRPAPDEVLAVYRVGLHQLQRPDSPRYISIEESPRPVVQIPLGNDLIHAPTGAVLLQLRWLGLEGRHDRVDELEQPTFAWS
- a CDS encoding MarR family transcriptional regulator, whose amino-acid sequence is MRTEAGAELDPLSLERQVCFALAVTNRAVLAVYRPLLEPLGLTHPQYLVMLALWDNAKGKPGGNPLSVKEIATLLQIDSATLSPMLKRLESQGLITRTRSTADERTTHIALTQQGRNLRRQALKVPPAVVERLGVDLAELEHLREVLTKINAAAVAAGALDV
- the malQ gene encoding 4-alpha-glucanotransferase; the encoded protein is MAAAHGVATSYRNERREPVDVDADVVIRVLGLLDVEARTEADRRRELAKLTEADRAGVLPPTVAVRVDGRPRPLPGAVALEAEDGARIDVRDELLPGDLPLGWYQVETRNGQRATLVAAPPQVPSTPETWGWMLQLYALRSARSWGIGDLGDLREFIDWTASQHDAGAVLLNPLHAPGPTHPVQPSPYTPSSRRFANPLALRIEDLDAYLRADPDTRGEVDALRVSPITDRIDHDLVWAAKRSALELLWRAEGRPSPLDESPESTGLRDWATYCALAERHGGRWSRWPAPLRDVNGPAVVEARRELASRLAFHAWVQQRCAEQLIAVRTTARKAGMALGVLHDLAVGVDADGADAWALADVLAAGVSIGAPPDNFTPRGQDWGLPPWRPDRLAATGYAALRDMLRAVLVHADGLRIDHVAGLWRLWWIPPGDGPDRGTYVHYDAEVMLAVLALEAHRAKATVVGEDLGTVEPEVTEALADNGMLGCAVSWFTRDQSVAEEPLLAPAKWPTRAAASLSTHDLPTAAGFLRAEHVRARADLGLLNDVPAEKASAAKERAEWLALLRSERLLPIGEDEPDEATIITAMHRLLAATPSRLKLISPYDVLAEIRQPNLPGTIDEYPNWRLPLPETFEELRADPRVAEITAVFREVGRDS
- a CDS encoding DUF5313 domain-containing protein; its protein translation is MSNARPNLWQYIGYSYGRRLPDSMRDWVSRDLAGPGAIRRHLIRMAIPAILVLAPLWLLPASLYVHSEMTAPIFIWVLLMALALNKVWRRHRLAQHGLDPGLVDVIKRQKQAHIHDDYARRYGPRPEEAKWQDNSSPF
- a CDS encoding cytochrome P450 encodes the protein MGPAPDGVAVDGGNIYSTEALLNPYPHYQRLRRVGSVVWLRRHRVYALPRYAECKATLRNDELFISGNGVALNPLSNRLSRGTTLNSDGAEHDQRRKLLAHRLLPRALRSVGEAIDERADAVVEAAAHRGSVDAVADLATALPLAIVPDLVGWPRDEREHLIAWGGATFDILGPLNWQAVKAIPRSLQMLMFARRVVRNRSVLEGSMAHELLRAADEGKLTHAECPKLMVDYIAPSLDTTISAISNAVYLLATHPEQWRLLKDDPTLLQNAINEVIRYESPLRAFARQVRVDTEIDGTPIRRGSRLLILYASANRDEAEWDSPDTFDIRRDAGRQIGFGNGTHACAGQGLARMETAAILRALLERVERIEVTGQPVWAVNNIIHRHHHLPIKLFAA